The proteins below are encoded in one region of Paenarthrobacter ilicis:
- a CDS encoding CpaF family protein translates to MEAVRIVEGEVRELIRRRGLDPAQQPADVRRLVDAAITDYDERALLGPLPPLGQVETVRQQVFDAVAGFGPLQPLLDDPGIEEIWINSPHEVFVARNGESELTSLSLTGQQVRDLVERMLKSSGRRLDLSSPFVDASLPDGSRLHVAIPDITRQHWAVNIRKFIAKASRLEHLVELGSLTPQAARFLGAAVASGLNILVSGATQAGKTTMLNCLAANIGSRERVITVEEIFELQLPLRDVVGLQCRQANLEGGGEIPLRRLVKEALRMRPDRLVVGEVREAESLDMLIALNSGLPGMCTVHANSAHDAVTKICTLPLLAGANISSTFVVPTVASCIDLVVHCSRHSSGRRQVTEILSLGRRVENGIIESSVVFGTVSGQLQPRAHSMPAVEKFAKAGFDVAALLEWD, encoded by the coding sequence ATGGAAGCTGTAAGAATCGTCGAAGGTGAGGTTCGTGAGCTCATCCGGCGCCGTGGCCTTGACCCGGCACAACAGCCGGCTGACGTGCGCCGCTTGGTTGATGCAGCCATCACTGACTACGACGAACGGGCGCTGCTTGGTCCGTTGCCCCCACTTGGCCAGGTGGAGACGGTCCGGCAGCAGGTCTTTGATGCGGTTGCGGGGTTCGGTCCGCTGCAGCCGCTTCTTGATGATCCCGGGATCGAGGAGATTTGGATCAACTCCCCACATGAGGTCTTCGTGGCGCGGAACGGTGAGTCGGAGCTGACCTCGCTGAGCCTGACGGGGCAGCAGGTGCGTGACCTGGTGGAAAGAATGCTCAAGAGTTCCGGCCGCAGGCTTGATCTTTCCTCGCCCTTTGTGGACGCTTCCTTGCCGGATGGGTCCCGGCTGCACGTGGCAATCCCTGACATCACCCGGCAGCACTGGGCAGTCAACATCCGGAAGTTCATAGCCAAGGCAAGCCGGCTTGAGCACTTGGTGGAGCTGGGCAGCCTCACTCCACAGGCCGCCAGGTTCCTGGGTGCAGCTGTAGCCAGTGGACTGAACATCCTGGTCTCGGGTGCCACCCAGGCCGGCAAGACCACCATGCTTAACTGCCTCGCCGCCAACATCGGGTCGCGCGAACGGGTCATCACGGTGGAAGAGATCTTTGAGTTGCAGCTTCCGCTCCGGGACGTGGTGGGACTCCAATGCCGCCAGGCCAATCTTGAGGGTGGAGGGGAGATACCCCTGCGGCGGCTGGTCAAGGAAGCGCTGAGGATGCGCCCCGACCGGTTGGTTGTGGGCGAGGTCCGTGAAGCAGAAAGCCTGGACATGTTGATCGCCCTCAACTCGGGGCTTCCCGGTATGTGTACAGTGCACGCCAATTCCGCCCATGATGCTGTGACCAAGATCTGTACTTTGCCGCTGCTGGCAGGGGCCAATATTTCGAGTACCTTCGTTGTTCCCACGGTGGCCTCCTGCATTGATTTGGTGGTGCACTGCAGCCGCCATTCTTCGGGTCGACGGCAAGTGACTGAGATTCTCTCGCTGGGACGACGCGTGGAGAACGGCATCATCGAGTCGTCGGTCGTCTTTGGCACGGTGTCCGGTCAATTGCAGCCGAGGGCACACTCGATGCCGGCCGTGGAGAAGTTCGCCAAGGCGGGCTTTGACGTGGCAGCGCTCCTGGAGTGGGACTGA
- a CDS encoding GH25 family lysozyme, giving the protein MTRYFSDSPRRTSLARAGTALTIALVAAGCFGSPAQAVQRAPQPAPSGASQPAPQPAPQPAPSGAAQATPGAAVEPPQQILPEPAAQSLGGSASAARNAMVTPGTGQGAATMNEQMRAAIPAGGAEMGQRSPRVTADAAPAANPSARDARTLDDSAVQPMAADTGHWRPGIGVAGQDVSAHQGNVNWQSQWNQGSRWAYVKATEGNYYLNENYTQQYNGSRNVGMVRGAYHFAIPNWSSGADQARYFVANGGGWSADGYTLPPVLDIEYNPYAGRTINGFYFGNTCYDMSKAQLGQWAADFGNTVKALTGRFPVIYSTTDWWNTCVGNSTFGSYPLWIASYWNNPTNSPGSLPASWGGYTMWQYSSTGPFEGDSNIFNGSYDDLRTFARGAANPSNPAVKSAADILTTDSNGQLDAFPAGGNGRITGPVRIGSGWSGAKSLFVVDWNQDGVQDILAQWNDGTLKVFRGAPGGGFYAPIQVGSGWQEMSLTVGWWDYRDGYPGVVGQDSQGNLYRYPNSSGGGLGNGTQIGSGFSGHQLNQIDFDGDGNQDIVSRTADGTLRLFRSNGVGSFFNEPGRVIGSGWAGMTAVSSSTNFAGADSQGLHARTANGDLYYYPAYSGNWGDRSLIGLGWNDAALISGAALDVDSTLGIDSDDLLAVRPDANLYRYPGTGATALSSQELVGTGWGGLTAGYVTDWNGDGNLDIVAQWSDGRLNVYPGKSGKGFGTPISLGNNWKGWTLTVGTWKKADAYPGIVGYDSTGRLYYFNNPSGKTVSNGVSIGTGWTGMDIVQMDFDKDSNPDLLAKTSTGDLKLYRSNGTGNFLAGATVEGTGWNIISSFSAVRDFAGAGSTGIIARTIIGELRYYPIGANKTWGTATRIGSGWNGLTILAPAAP; this is encoded by the coding sequence ATGACAAGATATTTCTCAGACTCGCCGCGACGGACATCTTTGGCGAGGGCAGGTACAGCACTGACCATCGCCCTGGTGGCTGCGGGATGTTTCGGTTCTCCGGCCCAGGCAGTTCAGCGCGCGCCGCAACCGGCTCCTTCGGGTGCGTCCCAACCAGCGCCTCAGCCGGCGCCTCAACCCGCTCCATCCGGAGCCGCCCAAGCCACGCCAGGTGCCGCCGTCGAGCCTCCGCAGCAGATCCTGCCGGAACCCGCAGCCCAATCCCTGGGCGGGTCCGCCAGTGCTGCCCGCAACGCGATGGTGACGCCGGGAACCGGGCAGGGCGCCGCAACGATGAACGAACAGATGCGCGCTGCCATACCCGCCGGAGGAGCCGAAATGGGTCAGCGCTCGCCCCGGGTCACGGCGGATGCAGCGCCGGCGGCAAATCCGTCGGCACGCGATGCACGGACCCTGGACGATTCGGCAGTTCAGCCCATGGCAGCCGACACCGGCCACTGGAGGCCCGGCATCGGAGTGGCAGGGCAGGACGTGAGCGCCCACCAGGGCAACGTCAATTGGCAGAGCCAATGGAACCAGGGCTCCCGCTGGGCGTACGTCAAGGCCACCGAGGGTAACTATTACCTCAACGAGAATTACACCCAGCAGTACAACGGCTCAAGGAATGTGGGGATGGTCCGGGGCGCCTACCACTTTGCCATCCCCAACTGGTCCTCCGGCGCTGATCAGGCGAGGTACTTCGTCGCCAATGGCGGCGGCTGGAGTGCAGATGGCTACACACTTCCCCCTGTCCTGGATATCGAGTACAACCCCTATGCCGGTCGCACCATCAACGGCTTCTACTTCGGCAACACCTGCTATGACATGTCCAAAGCACAATTGGGCCAATGGGCGGCCGACTTCGGGAACACCGTCAAAGCCTTGACCGGCCGCTTCCCGGTGATCTACTCAACTACCGACTGGTGGAACACGTGCGTGGGGAACAGCACCTTCGGCAGTTATCCCCTGTGGATCGCCTCTTACTGGAACAATCCCACCAACTCACCGGGCTCGCTGCCCGCCAGTTGGGGCGGCTACACCATGTGGCAATACAGCAGCACGGGACCCTTTGAAGGTGATTCAAATATCTTCAACGGAAGCTATGACGATCTGAGGACGTTCGCCCGCGGTGCAGCCAACCCGTCCAATCCGGCGGTGAAATCAGCGGCCGACATCCTGACCACGGATTCGAACGGGCAACTGGATGCCTTCCCTGCAGGTGGAAACGGCAGGATCACCGGGCCAGTGAGAATCGGATCAGGATGGTCCGGCGCCAAGTCACTGTTCGTGGTCGACTGGAACCAGGACGGCGTCCAGGACATCCTTGCTCAATGGAATGACGGGACGTTGAAGGTCTTCCGCGGCGCCCCGGGGGGAGGCTTCTACGCTCCGATCCAAGTAGGCTCCGGCTGGCAGGAAATGTCGCTGACCGTGGGCTGGTGGGATTACCGGGACGGCTACCCGGGCGTGGTTGGCCAGGACTCGCAGGGCAACCTGTACCGCTACCCCAACAGCAGTGGAGGCGGACTCGGGAACGGCACCCAAATCGGGTCCGGTTTCAGCGGCCACCAGTTGAACCAGATCGACTTCGACGGCGACGGCAACCAGGACATCGTCTCGCGGACGGCAGACGGCACCCTTCGGCTGTTCCGATCCAACGGCGTCGGGAGCTTCTTCAACGAGCCCGGACGCGTGATCGGCTCCGGTTGGGCCGGAATGACCGCGGTGAGTTCCTCCACGAACTTTGCTGGCGCAGATTCGCAGGGCCTTCATGCCCGGACGGCCAATGGCGATCTGTACTACTACCCCGCTTACTCCGGTAACTGGGGCGACCGCAGCCTCATTGGCTTGGGATGGAACGACGCTGCCCTCATCAGCGGGGCCGCCCTGGACGTCGATTCCACCCTCGGGATCGACTCGGATGACCTGTTGGCGGTCCGCCCCGATGCCAATCTTTACAGATACCCCGGCACCGGTGCCACTGCCCTGTCATCCCAGGAGTTGGTGGGAACCGGCTGGGGTGGACTCACAGCCGGCTATGTGACCGACTGGAACGGCGACGGCAACCTGGACATTGTTGCCCAGTGGTCCGATGGCCGGTTGAACGTCTACCCCGGCAAGAGCGGCAAGGGCTTTGGGACACCCATCTCCCTGGGCAACAACTGGAAGGGGTGGACGCTGACTGTGGGCACGTGGAAGAAAGCCGATGCCTACCCAGGGATTGTGGGCTACGACTCCACGGGCCGGTTGTATTACTTCAACAATCCCTCGGGAAAGACCGTCTCCAATGGGGTGTCCATCGGCACAGGATGGACAGGGATGGACATCGTCCAGATGGACTTTGACAAGGATTCCAATCCGGACCTGCTGGCCAAGACCAGCACCGGTGATCTGAAGTTGTACCGCTCCAACGGGACCGGTAACTTCCTGGCGGGCGCAACCGTGGAAGGCACCGGCTGGAACATCATTTCCAGCTTCAGCGCAGTCCGGGACTTCGCCGGAGCAGGCTCCACCGGCATCATTGCCCGCACCATCATCGGCGAGCTAAGGTACTACCCCATCGGCGCGAACAAGACCTGGGGGACGGCAACCCGGATCGGTTCAGGCTGGAACGGGCTCACCATCCTGGCTCCTGCGGCTCCGTAG